GTGGAATAGGGTGTCATAGAATGAGTTGAGATGGAGTGGAATAGAATAGGGCAAAATAGAAACTACCAAGTTGTAAAAGGACTTAAGAGAATGAGATGGGATACAATGGGTGGGATGGGATAGAATGAGATGGGATGCTGTGCTATGTAATATGATGAGATGGGATAGAATGGGGTAGAATGGGGCCAGGATAAGATGGTAATTTCTGATACCAGGTGCTAAGGAACTTCTAGACTCACCTCAGACAACTTGATATTGGTGTGGTCAGTAATGCCAGACAAGTCAGCATGGGTGGTGAAGACGTCCCTGATACCCAGCTTGGGGAGGATTTTCTCCAGTTGATAAGTACCCTCCATGGAGAACTTGGGAAGGTAAAGATCTAAGCGTCTGGAGAAAGCAAGGACCATTCTTAGACAGCACAAGCTTGCTGAGAAGTCCATAGCACCTGCTCTCTGTGTCCTTAAAGACTTTCTGGAACCTTCATCTCTGATGGCATGTCCCTTGCTTTGTACTTATACTTGGGTTGCCCAGAATTATGTCACCCTAGAACCCCAGCTTTCCAGGTCTTCTCCCTCAAGTTGGGCCAGGTTCTGGACTAAAGATTTCGTGGGAAGCCTAAGGTTTAGAGAGAGCTCACTCCCTGAGGAGACAACCCCACAAGCATTGTGTGGTCCTAGATCATGGTCTCCCTAGGGTAGTGGATGTGTCCCCAGAATAGGCTAGAGAGTACCTCTTTGTGGATATTTTAAGCCAGTTCCTCAGCACTCCCTCATTCAGACCACTCTCCATCTGCTTCATCTTGCCCTCACTGGGGAGAATGAACAGAGCAATGGTGCTGTCCTGGTAAGGGATGCCCACAACCGCACAGGAAAGATTTCGGTCCATGATGTAGTAATACTCATCTTCACGGTTCATCATGGGTACCTGAATGGTCCTCTTGGGGGTCACGTGGAAATCTTCCTGGCGGGTATTTTTGTCACTGAAAGCAACCTGCCACTTCGCTAAAGATGAACATGGGGTAGGAATGAAAGAGCACTGGGTTAAAATGAGAGACCCTTGTTGTGACTGAAGAGTGGAGATCATCCAAAGAGCATCTCTACAAAGCAACCTCAGCAACAGGAGCAACCACACCCCTTGGCCTCAGAGGCCAAACCCCACAAAACTCTGGGCAGCCTGAACCATTTCTGTTCCTGTCTTCCTGTGTTCCCAAACTCTTGCTGTGGTGGCTCTAATGAGAATGGCCCCCTTAGGCTCATCTGTTTAAGTGCTTGGCCCCtgattggtggaactgttttgggaaggattaggagatgtggccttatgGGAAGAAGCTTGGCATtaagggtaggctttgaggtttcaaaagcccacacaggctcagtctctctctttctgctgagTGCTTGTAGATCAGATGTAAGCTTTCACCTACTTCTCCAGCTTCAAGTCCTCTCCATGACACCATGCTCCTTACCACTGTGGTCATAGACTCACACTTGGAAGCTATATGCAAGGCCCAGTTAAgtgctttatttttatcagtCTGGCCTGGTCATCATGCTTTGACATAGCAATAAACACTTGCTTTCAGAGGTCGTTGACTCTTCCTGTTCCCTGTCCTTTTAGCCCTGGCCTATATTCTTGTTTCTAGTGGGTGTGATGCTAGTGTTGTTTTGTCATGAAGGCTAATACAAGGACCAGATCCTGACTGGTGAATTGCTGACAGTCTTATAAGGATGCTCTGTCTTACATGTGGCTGCTTTCCTGCCACCCAGCTGGAACCAAGTGAGTTATTCTTTTGTGAGGAAGGGAATGCTATCCTGTgataaaaacagagaagagagaacattCAAATGTGAGCCTCAGGCTTACCTTTAAAGAAGATGTAATTTACCATCACCATGACATGGGTGCTGTCAAGTTCCCTGATCAGGTCTACGATCTTGCCCTTGGTCTTCTCGGCCACATAGTCATTGATCTGCTTCTTAGCACTTTCGGGGTTCCCAAAGTTGGTAGAGAATGCATCTGACATGTATAGCATCTTCATGGCACTCAGGAAGCTGTCTCG
This window of the Acomys russatus chromosome 1, mAcoRus1.1, whole genome shotgun sequence genome carries:
- the LOC127193675 gene encoding plasma serine protease inhibitor-like; translation: MMRLFPLLYLLLFFSLGVAPHRHSHPKAKKAKKSSRGTVGTPRRKDFTFSLYRALVLEAPGQNVVFSPMSVSMSLGMLSLGAGSHAKTQILEGLGLSLQQGQEDKIHKGFQQLLQRFSQPSDGLQLSLGSALFTDPAIHIRDSFLSAMKMLYMSDAFSTNFGNPESAKKQINDYVAEKTKGKIVDLIRELDSTHVMVMVNYIFFKAKWQVAFSDKNTRQEDFHVTPKRTIQVPMMNREDEYYYIMDRNLSCAVVGIPYQDSTIALFILPSEGKMKQMESGLNEGVLRNWLKISTKRRLDLYLPKFSMEGTYQLEKILPKLGIRDVFTTHADLSGITDHTNIKLSEMMHKSVVEVDESGTRAAAATGTAFTFRSARPSSLKLRFNKPFLIVIVQNKNIIFVGKVAKP